A single Rutidosis leptorrhynchoides isolate AG116_Rl617_1_P2 unplaced genomic scaffold, CSIRO_AGI_Rlap_v1 contig210, whole genome shotgun sequence DNA region contains:
- the LOC139881923 gene encoding probable NAD(P)H dehydrogenase (quinone) FQR1-like 1: protein MYGHVAKLAEEIKRGAASVEGVEAKLWQVPETLTEEVLGKMSAPPKSDVAIIKPDELPEADGFVFGFPTRFGMMAAQFKAFFDATGGLWRTQQLAGKPAGIFYSTGSQGGGQETTALTAITQLVHHGMIFVPIGYTFGAGMFEMENVKGGSPYGAGTYAGDGSRQPTELELEQAFHQGKYIAAITKKLKGAA from the exons ATGTATGGACATGTTGCAAAGCTAGCTGAAGAAATAAAGAGAGGAGCTGCatctgttgaaggtgttgaagcTAAATTATGGCAG GTACCTGAGACACTGACTGAAGAAGTCCTTGGGAAGATGAGTGCACCACCAAAGAGTGACGTGGCAATCATCAAACCAGACGAACTACCCGAGGCTGATGGTTTTGTGTTTGGATTCCCTACAAGATTTGGAATGATGGCTGCTCAATTCAAGGCATTCTTTGATGCAACTGGTGGTCTATGGAGAACCCAACAGCTTGCCGGAAAGCCTGCCGGGATCTTCTACAGCACTGGTTCTCAAGGTGGTGGCCAAGAAACTACCGC ATTGACTGCCATTACTCAGCTGGTTCACCATGGAATGATATTTGTTCCGATTGGATACACGTTTGGCGCTGGAATGTTTGAGATGGAGAATGTGAAAGGTGGAAGTCCATACGGTGCTGGAACTTATGCAGGGGATGGCTCCAGACAGCCAACCGAGCTCGAGTTGGAGCAAGCTTTCCATCAGGGAAAATACATTGCCGCCATCACAAAGAAGCTTAAAGGAGCTGCTTAA